In the genome of Oncorhynchus masou masou isolate Uvic2021 unplaced genomic scaffold, UVic_Omas_1.1 unplaced_scaffold_3272, whole genome shotgun sequence, one region contains:
- the LOC135534342 gene encoding CD209 antigen-like protein E: MSKGVYEIPDRFNDDEPDAMKNTEIDGQIYSNVRAFKSSTRDGIFASEPDSSGKRPFPVAAVCLGLLCVLLLAGIIGLSVYYNRAIKDSEDKRNILSQSCSLYENNATAERDQLQTRYNNLTKEKGHIQAKLFVMEQHCQEGWRYFDSSLYFLSTEKKTWKQSRQDCKRRGADLVIINSREEQTFVFNLHLRAWIGLTDSVTEGTWKWVDGTSLTTGYWSAGQPDNYGQEDCAEIYFSKGDPVTTWNDDKCGTNHNWICEKVV; the protein is encoded by the exons ATGTCAAAGGGAGTCTATGAAATCCCAGATAGATTTAATGACGATGAGCCTGATGCAATGAAGAACACAGAAATCGATGGCCAAATATATTCCAACGTAAGAGCCTTCAAGTCCAGTACAAGAGATGGAATTTTTGCTTCAG AGCCTGATAGCTCAGGGAAGAGACCCTTCCCAGTTGCCGCAGTGTGTCTGGGGCTGCTGTGTGTTCTCCTACTGGCTGGGATCATaggcctgtctgtctact ATAACAGAGCCATCAAAGATTCTGAGGATAAAAGGAACATCTTGTCACAGAGTTGTTCCCTTTATGAGAATAACGCaactgcagagagagaccagctacagaccagatacaacaacctgactaaagagaaaGGCCATATTCAGGCAAAGCTTTTTGTGATGG AGCAGCATTGTCAGGAGGGATGGAGGTACTTTGACTCCAGTTTGTACTTCCTCTCTACTGAGAAGAAAACCTGGAAGCAGAGCAGACAGGATtgtaagaggagaggagcagatcTGGTGATCATAAACAGCAGAGAggaacag ACATTTGTCTTCAACCTCCACCTGAGAGCCTGGAttggtctgactgactctgtcaCTGAGGGGACCTGGAAGTGGGTGGACGGCACATCACTGACCACAGG GTACTGGAGCGCAGGACAGCCTGATAATTATGGGCAGGAGGACTGTGCTGAGATATACTTTAGTAAAGGTGACCCTGTAACAACATGGAATGATGACAAATGTGGCACAAATCATAACTGGATCTGTGAGAAAGTGGTGTAA